The Aedes aegypti strain LVP_AGWG chromosome 3, AaegL5.0 Primary Assembly, whole genome shotgun sequence genome contains a region encoding:
- the LOC5574779 gene encoding zinc finger protein 879, protein MEQIEENSVDTEDIHQISIEHNEGIESMEYNCKHCDMTFSSVEDHVREFHDNEEVIVEVEEDVACSYGFEEIVIETEDHSSDDEFSDFKCNICSTVLKCSRSLKMHMRIHGVKTVDIGTSNKESEFLCQICNRSFDSNEHLQLHLSAHENITSGDVTEIRCNERTGYPCKYCGKRFKRPYEKVKHERIHTGEKPYACDQCGKRFRVSSCLAIHRRTHDDTRPYVCPQCKKRFKVQSAYDHHLKIHSNDRGYKCSFCSKSFNTAVQLNGHKKSHTKPFSCSECSRPFGSLYAVRKHMQVHQMPNNKLSYGCDICGAHYAREFALQDHRKHHHGMDSGNDQSDGDSNGITECSKESEIEFSSTTGMVEESEEIIEEVCYFE, encoded by the exons ATGGagcaaattgaagaaaatagTGTCGACACAGAAGACATTCATCAGATTTCAATCGAACACAATGAAGGGATTGAATCCATGGAATACAACTGCAAACACTGTGATATGACATTCTCCTCTGTTGAAGATCATGTTCGTGAGTTTCACGACAATGAGGAAGTGATAGTAGAAGTTGAAGAGGACGTTGCTTGTAGCTATGgatttgaagaaattgtaaTCGAAACTGAAGATCATTCGTCTGATGACGAATTTTCAGACTTCAAATGCAACATTTGTTCCACTGTACTGAAGTGTTCAAGAAGTTTGAAAATGCATATGAGAATTCATGGAGTCAAAACAGTTGATATCGGAACATCCAACAAAGAATCtgaatttctttgccaaatatGTAATCGAAGCTTCGATAGTAACGAACACCTGCAATTGCATTTGAGTGCTCATGAAAACATCACCAGTGGAGATGTGACGGAAATTCGATGCAACGAGCGAACCGGCTATCCGTGCAAATACTGTGGCAAACGGTTCAAACGACCGTACGAGAAGGTCAAACATGAACGAATCCACACCGGAGAGAAACCGTACGCGTGCGACCAGTGTGGGAAACGATTTCGGGTGTCCAGCTGCTTGGCGATTCATAGGCGCACACATGATGATACGAGACCCTACGTTTGTCCCCAGTGCAAGAAGAG GTTCAAAGTCCAATCGGCGTACGATCATCACCTGAAAATTCATTCAAACGACCGCGGCTATAAATGTTCCTTCTGTTCGAAATCGTTCAACACTGCCGTCCAACTGAACGGCCACAAGAAAAGCCACACCAAACCTTTTTCCTGCTCGGAATGCAGTCGCCCGTTTGGTTCGTTGTACGCCGTGCGCAAACATATGCAAGTCCATCAAATGCCGAACAACAAACTCAGCTATGGCTGTGATATCTGCGGGGCCCATTATGCGCGGGAATTCGCTCTTCAGGATCATCGGAAACATCACCACGGGATGGACAGTGGAAACGACCAGTCCGACGGCGATTCCAATGGCATTACTGAATGTAGTAAGGAGAGTGAAATTGAGTTCAGTAGTACGACTGGGATGGTTGAAGAATCCGAAGAAATTATAGAGGAGGTTTGCTATTTTGAATAG